One segment of Odontesthes bonariensis isolate fOdoBon6 chromosome 1, fOdoBon6.hap1, whole genome shotgun sequence DNA contains the following:
- the marveld3 gene encoding MARVEL domain-containing protein 3, translating into MPERGRHHQRSDVHAEYKSRDYSHNGPHSLYDSQSHDRKPRKVEERSSAGAERPKENRRREMTSAFQNVPHAYGDHYQEEPSTLSRETSVYHSETGYEQQHKQALYNFRYILTTRGICQLMEVFVNLLIIICAGVPYSNNGGYRDLASLGGIYYYHFGGANAFTGADADRVKELDRLFHQLKRPPYIFTMVFGGVLMIYACAMLALGVFRVPYRWPPVLFGEALLNFLIGLGYIAALAFYFIKLQETYNSPICKEREQMYNSKGHKGFECQFHGADIAGGLFGVVAVFAFIFGAVLAVRAFRSVRELKKQRANEDNHF; encoded by the exons ATGCCGGAGAGGGGAAGACACCATCAGAGGAGTGATGTGCATGCAGAGTACAAGAGCAGGGATTATTCACACAATGGTCCACACTCTCTGTATGACAGCCAAAGCCACGACCGAAAGCCAAGAAAAGTGGAGGAGAGAAGCTCTGCTGGTGCAGAGAGGCCCAAAGAAAACAGACGCAGAGAAATGACGAGTGCCTTTCAAAATGTGCCACACGCTTACGGAGACCATTATCAGGAAGAACCCTCAACATT GTCCAGAGAGACGTCAGTTTATCACTCCGAAACAGGGTATGAGCAACAGCACAAGCAAGCTCTCTACAATTTCAGATACATCTTAACCACTCGAG GCATCTGCCAGCTCATGGAGGTCTTTGTGAACCTGCTTATAATAATCTGTGCCGGGGTGCCGTACAGCAACAATGGCGGCTACCGTGACCTGGCCAGCCTCGGTGGAATCTACTACTATCACTTTGGAGGCGCCAATGCCTTCACCGGAGCTGACGCAGACAGGGTGAAGGAGCTCGACCGACTGTTCCACCAGCTCAAGCGGCCTCCGTACATTTTCACCATGGTCTTTGGCGGGGTTCTAATGATCTACGCCTGTGCCATGTTGGCCCTGGGAGTTTTCAGAGTCCCGTACCGCTGGCCCCCTGTGCTTTTCGGGGAGGCTCTGCTAAATTTCCTGATTGGCTTGGGCTACATTGCCGCACTCGCATTCTACTTTATCAAACTGCAGGAAACCTACAATAGTCCCATTTGTAAGGAGAGAGAACAAATGTACAATAGCAAAGGGCACAAGGGCTTTGAATGCCAGTTCCACGGGGCGGATATCGCAGGAGGACTCTTTGGGGTGGTGGCGGTGTTTGCTTTTATCTTTGGTGCAGTGTTAGCTGTCAGAGCGTTTAGGTCAGTGCGAGAGCTTAAGAAGCAAAGAGCAAACGAGGATAATCATTTTTAA